In Eubalaena glacialis isolate mEubGla1 chromosome 4, mEubGla1.1.hap2.+ XY, whole genome shotgun sequence, the genomic window cacggaacattctccaagatagatcacatctcgggatacaaatcaagccttggaaaatttaagaaaattgaaatcatatcaagtgtcttttctgaccacaacgctatgagattggaaatcaattacaggaaaaaaactgtaaaaaaaaccaaatacatggaggctaaacagtgcactactaaataaccaagagatcactgaagaaatcaaagaagaaattaaaaaatacatagaaacaaatgacaatgaatacacgatgacccaaaacctacaggatgcagcaaaagcagttctaagagggaagtgtatagcagtTCAATCtcccctcaagaaacaagaaaaatctcaaataaacaatctaacctggggcttctctggtggtgcagtggttaagaatccgcctgccaatgcaggggacgcaggttcgagccctggtccaggaagatcccacatgctgcagagcaacgaagcccatgcgccacaactactgagcttgtgctttagagcccacgagccacaactactgagcccgcgtgccacaactactgaagcccgcgcacccagagcccgtgctccggaacaagagaagccacctcaatgagaagcccgtgcaccgcgacgaagagtagcccccgctcagcaacaaagacccaccacagccaaaaaataaaataaaaataaaaaaataaaaacaatctaaccttacacttacaacaactagagaaagaagaacaaagaaaacccaaagttagtagaaggaaagaaatcataaaaatcagagcagaaataaatgaaatagaagagaagaaaacaacagcaaagatcaataaaactaaaagctggttctttgagaagataaacaaaattgataaacccttagacagactcatcagaaaaaaagggagagggtgcaaatcaataaaattagaaaagaaaaaggagaaatcacaactgataccgcagaaatacaaaggattataagagaccactacaaacaactatgtgccaataaaatggacaaccacaaagaaatggacaaattcttggaaaggtacaattttccaagactgaaccaggaagaattagaaaatataaacagacctatcacaagtaatgaaattgaaaccataatttaaaatcttccaacaaacaaaactccaggaccagaaggcttcacaggcgaattctatcaaacatttagagaagagctaacactgatccttctcaaactcttccaaaaattgcagagggagaaacactcccaaattcattctacaaagccaccatcaccctgataccaaaaccagaaaaagatatcacaaaaaaagaaaattatagaccaatatcactgatgaacatagatgcaaatatccagaacaaaatactagcaaacagaatccaacaacacattaaaaggatcatacaccatgatcaagtgggatttatcccaagaatgcaaggattcttcaatatatgcaaatcaatcagtgtgatgcaccagattaacaaattaaggaataaaaaccatatgatcatctcaatagatgcagaaaaagcttttgacaaaattcaacacccatttgtgataaaaactctccagaaaatgggcatagagggaacctacctcaacataataaaggccatatatgacaaacccacagcaagcatcatagtcaatggtgaaaaactgaaagcatttccactaagatcaggaagaagacaaggatgtccactctcgccactcttattcaacatagttttggaagtcctagccacagcaatcatagaagaaaaagaaataaaaggaatacaaattggaaaagaaataaaactgtcactgtttgtggatgacatgatactatacatagaaaatcctaaagatgctaccagaaaactactagagctaatcaatgaatttgataaggtTGCCAgagacaaaaataatgcacagaaatctctggcattccaatacaccaacaacgaagaatcagaaagagaaattaaggaaacaatcccatttaccattgcaacaaaaagaacaaaatacctaggaataaacctgcctaagaaggcaaaagacttgtactcagaaaactacaaaacactgatgaaagaaatcaaagatgacataaacagatggagaaatataccacgttcttggattggaagaatcaatattgtgaaaatgactatactacccaaaccaatctacagattcaatgcaatccctatcaaaccaccaaaggcattcttcacaaaattagaacaaaaaattttacaatttgtatggaaacacaaaagaccccgaatagccaaagcaatcttgagaaagaaaaacggagttggaggaatcaggctccccaacttcaaactataacacaaagctacagtaatcaagacagtatggtactggcacaaaaacagaaatatagatcaatggtacaggatagaatgcccagagataaacccacgcacatgtggtcacctaatttatgacaaaggagcaagaacatacaatggagaaagggcagcatcttcaataagtggtgttggggaaactggacagctacatgtaaaagaatgaaattagaacactacctaacaccatacacaaaaataaactccaaatggattaaagacctaaatgtaagaccagacactataaaactcttagaggaaaacataggaaaaacattctttgacataaaccacagcaagatcttttttgacccacctcctagagtaacagaaataaaaacaaaaataaacaattgggacttaattaaacttaaaagcttttgcacagcaaaggaaaccataaacaagacaaaaagacaaccctcagaatgggagaaaatatttgcaaatgaaacaacaaaggattaatctccaaaatatacaaacagctcatggagctcaatatcaaaaaaatatatatccaattaaaaaatgggtggaagacctaaatagacatttcaccaaggaagacatacagatggccaagaggcacatgaaaagatgctcaacatcattaattattagagaaatgcaaatcaaaactgcaatgaggtatcacctcacactggtcagaatggctattatcaaaaaatctagaaacaataaatgctggaaagggtgtggtgaaaagggaaccctcctgcactgttggtgggaatgtaaattgatacaaccactatggaaaacagtatggaggttccttacaaaactgaaaatagaactaccatatgacccagcaatcccactactgggcatatactctgagaaaaccataattcaaaaagatacatgtaccacaatgttcactgcagcactatttacagtagccaggacatggaaccaacctaaatgtccatcaacagatgaatggataaagaagatgtggcacatatatacaatggaatattactcagccacaaatagaaatgaaattgagttatttgtagtgaggtggatggatatagagtctgtcatagagagtgaagtaagtcagaaagagaaaaacaaataccgtattctaacccatatacatggaatctaaaaaaaaaaaatggtactgatgaacctagtgacaggtcaagaataaagacgtagacatagagaatggacttgaggacacggggtgggaggaggaagctggggcaaagtgagaatagcataaacatatatacactactgaatgtaaaatagttagctagtgggaagcagcagcatagaacagggagataagcttggtgctttgccatgacctagagggatgggatagggaggatggaagggaggctcaagagggagaggatatggggacatatgtatgcatatggctgattcactttgttgtacaacagaaactaacacaatattgtgaagcaattatactccaataaagatctattttaaaaaaaaatagtgacaaccaGTATAAACTGCAAACTATTCAtataatgattttcttttgttaagTGAACATTTTGGCTTGCACATGAActatttttatgaatttgaatCTTTATTATCAAAATTTAgtgcctttaaaaaattcttttatttttatataatttttaaaaattaatttccacttacagttattacagaatattggctttactccctgtgctgtacaatacatccttgagcctatcttacacccaatagtttgtacctcccactcccccacccctttctccctccccactggtaactactagtttgttctctatacctatgagtctgattcttttttgttgtattcactagtttgttgtattttttagattccacatataagtgatatcatacagtgtttgtctttctctgtctgacttacttcacttagcataatgccctccaagtccatccatgttgttgcaaatggcaaaatttcattgtttttaatggctgagtaacattccattgtatatacacccccacatcttctttatccattcatctgttgatggacatttagattgtttccatgtcttggcaattgtagataatgctgctatgaaaattggggtgcatgtatctttttgagttagtgttttgggggtttttaagtatatactcaggagtggaattgctgggtcatatggtagttctattttcagttttgtaagaaacctccatactgttttccacagtggctgcaccaatttacattcccaccaacagtgcacaaggattctcttctctccacatcctcgccaaatttgttatttttgttctttttgatgatagccattctaagaggtgtgaggtgatatctcattgtggttctgatttgcatttctctgttgattagcgatgttgagaatcttttcatgtgcctgttggccatctacatttcctctttggaaaaacgtaTATTcaattcttctgcccattttttaattgggttgtttgtttttttgatgttgagttatatgagctgtttatatatgttggatattaatcccttattggtcatatcattgctccaaataattttaaattctttaaatatcaTTGTACTGCCTAGTTCTCCTTTAGGttaaacatagacacaaaaatatcATTAgctaatattataaattaatgatACCATAATTTTTCAACTGTTACATATTATTCTTCTAAGTGACCTTTGAGTTAATTAGAAGCATTAGGACTAGGTCCTGATCTCTCTGCCCACATTAGGGGTCAATTGAATTGAGCTTCTTTAACACATTTTGTAAGTAATTTTATTCAGACTCTTCACACTTATCTTCAACATCAAGTCCTTCATTGAAGGTATTCATTTCATCATTGAAGCTACCTTCTGGGTCATCTAACATCATTTTTCAAAGCACATTATTGTCACTTCCAACTTTTTGACATATAGCCCTTGTTTGAATGTAGTAtggtttttatcattaaaaacttAATCCTAAATCACAAGAATTATTTGCATAACATCAGGTaaattggtttttgtttgttttaacctttttaaagtgatctttaaaaaatttctttacaaCAGTGGTCTCAAAGGTGGCCCTAGACCCAGGCATCAACATCACCTGGCAGCTTGTTAGAAATTCACATTCTCAGGCTTTACCCAGactcactgaatcagaaactctggtgaTGGGGCCCAGCAAGCCGGGTTTTAATAAGCCCTATAgatgattctgatacatgctacaatttAAGAAccactactttatttatttatttttttaaatttatttatttatggctgtgttgggtcttcgtttctgtgcaagggctttctctagttgtggcaagcgggggccactcttcatcgcggtgcgcgggcctctcactatcgcggcttctcttgttgcggagcacaggctccagacacgcaggctcagtaattgtggctcacgggtccagttgctccgcggcatgtgggatcttcccagaccagggctcgaacccgtgtcccctacattggcaggcagattctcaaccactgcgccaccagggaagccccaaaaaccACTACTTTAGAACAACACCTAACTGTTGCAATTATGAGgtcatttccttaaaaaataattcagttaaagtgtgtGTGCCtcttttttaaactgattttgcTGCTATAGAAACTGTTTAGAAACACTCCAACCATGTTATCTAAAATAATAATTCCTGTCACATCCTATCCCTagaccctgctttattttctatataacatgttaattatcaGACATTATATACTATTTGTTCAgtatctgtctcccccactagaatgcACGCTTCATGACAGCAAGGACTTGGTTTTGTTCATGACTATCTCCCGAACACCTTGAACAGTGCCTGGTCCTATTTGAAATGAAGGAATTATTGGGATAATTTCAGGCTAACATGTCTTCCTGAGCTAGGCCAGATCACATAGCTGAATATAGGCTCAAAGAATCATGGAGAAAATGGCTAAGATTTGGTTTAAAGTTGCTCTCACTGAGGTTTCCTACTAAATCAGCAACAAGCAGTACAAAGAATTCGCACCATGTAAGGAATGTAAGGACATAAATCAGTGGGCACAGCTCCCTTCATTGCTAGTATAAGCACTCAGTCATTGGGTGGTTAGCTTCCCAAAGAAGTGAGGAAAACACCAGGTCAAAGAAGCTTTGGTTTGTGGGCTCATTCAGCATGGGGAAGGCCGTAAAACCACCTACTACCACACACAGAAGTCTTGATAGCTCTTGTAGTTTTTAAATTCCAGGCAtaagacaaatagaaaaatacatatagataattttttaagttttctgtcATTGCAGCTAATGCGTTATGAAGATACTAACTGAGGAGTGGAGAGGAAAAGAACTTTTAACAAGCTGATTGTTTCTTGAAACAAGttaaagggttttgtttttgttttctgtttcttctgatgCTGAACTGTAGTAACTTTATATTTACGCTGATGAAAAGAATTCTGGGGGATTCCTTGGTGGCaaagtggttgggaatccgcctgccaatgcaggggacacgggttcgagccctggtctgggaggatcccacaggctgtgaagcagctaagcccgtgcgccacgacttaccgagcctgtgctctggagcccgtgagccacaactgctgaggcccacgtgcctagagcccgtgctcctcgagaagagaagccaccgcaatgagaaacccacacaccgcaactaagagtagcacccactcgccacaactagagaaagcctgcgtgcagcaatgaagacacaacacagccaaaaataaaaataaataaaataaataaattaaaaaaaaaaagaattctgaaccatccagtgtattttttaagAGTCCATTTGTTAGACAAAGTATGAGGAAATGTGCTCTATTTTATcactttcttgtttgttttcaaaatggccaTTTAAATACAGATAACAGTTACACAGGACAAACTGGAGAAGCAGGTTCCGCCAGCCTGCCCAGCTCACCTGTTACCTGATCTCTCCATTCAGATGGCATTCGGATGGCAGAACCAGCAATGCAGTGTAACAGGGTTGGACACTTGCCCATGCTGAGCCCTCAAACGCAAGAAGCAGCCCTCTTGTTGAGAACTGTGGAGCTTAGGACAAATCACGACTTGACATACTCTATTAACAAAACTTCACAACAGAGTAGAAAAAGGAAGCCCACACAAAAGGGGATAAAGAAAAGGCAAAGCGAAGGCACCATATAACACCTAAGTTTTTCTTAGAAGATGATGCcaagaaatataaaacatgaatGTGTACCCCAGTTTTATCCATGGAATTCAAATAGATAGTTTTACTTTTACCAAGGTTTCCACACTTGGTTTCTGCCCCCCAAAAATATGAACACCCTAAAATatgcacattctttttcatgtgggaTGTACCGTTTTCTTAAAACAATGTGTGTTTCTTACTAAGTTTGCTTTTTCTGTGGTTATTCTGTCTAGACAAATAAAACTACACAtaattaatataaacatttatcatAAATCTTACAAAATTATGTAAATGATCATTACAAACAAACGTGTTTAGCACCTATTTTGTCACTAACCCATCGACTGGGAATCTTCACTTTCCTCTGTTTTATTGCCTGCCCTAAGACAAGGGTTTAGGaattcctaaccctaacctctcctAATTTTTTATTCTGGCAGCTAAAATGAAAGATTCCAATAGTAACAAAATTAAGTGATCAGGGGAAGTGAGTGATGTATTGAAACGTTCACCCAGAGACCTGGCCTCTGGACCTACAATCTTTAAAAGACTAGTGAGAGCACTTGGAAGGTTCCCATGACGCTTCTTTTTGTAGAAAATTGCTTAACTTCCTAGAGCCCCTTTTTGCTTCGTATGAAAGTAGggcattattataattataaaatacctaAGTGGTTTttaggtcccttccagctctaaaaagTACGTAATTCAAAGctgctaaaaataaatactttaaaaattgactGTGATATATAAgcgtatgtatacacatacatatgcacgcacacacacacacatacacacacggttTCGCTGTGAAAAGGGGAGGGACTACACAGTATTTTGTACCAGAATTTTACAGTGCATCAGTATCAAAACGTTTTTGTTcctgaaaaaaaagtttcaggCTGGCGTCGGCCCTGCAAGTGGAGTTCTTCTGATAAACCAGGTTTCAGCTACTCCCGTTTAGCCTACAGGGGCTTCAGTTTGGATAGAAGGCAGTGTTTCGGAGGACCACATCCCAGCTCAACTGGGGACCCAGCGGAATTTGTAACCCCCGTTGGCTGTCCGGATGGTGAAGGCATTGCCCTGGGGGAAAGCGAGGGTACGGATGGTGCTGTGGCTGCGGATGGAGGTGCTGAAGGAGCCGCCCTCCTCCAGCTCACTGTGGCTCAGGTTCAGCGCGCTCCGGCTGCAGTCTGTGTGCAGCCCCCGGAAGGCGCCGTGCAGGTTCCCGGGCCTGCCGTCCGTGCTCGGGGGCTCGGGCTGCAGCCGGAGCCGCTTGGGATCGCGGCTCTGCAGCGCTTCGTCGCAGCGCTCGGAAATCTCCCTCAGGATGGCGTCCACTTCCGCGCAATCCTGCCCCGCAGCGCTGAACAACTCCTCCAGGCTCCTTTTGGAAGTCGCCTTGAGCAGGATGGGCTCGGCTGCCGCCCCACAATCCCGGGACTGTGTGATCATCAGCTTCTACAAAAAGATGGGGAGGAGCGCCGCCCTGGGGCCAGCCGGACTCGCCTCGTGCTGGGCGCTCAAAGGAGACCTGGGCGCACTTTGAACTGCGCGACTCGGCCGACTTAGGCAACACCTGCAAGTGACTCAGCGAGCTCCCAGCGGTCCTCTCCGTTCCCCGACCCCCGCCGGCTCCCAACACCGGGAGCTGGGTGGGAGGTGCACAGAACATTTCCGACTTCCTGCAGTGTTCTACACGCGCGCTCCCCACTTACATCCAGCACCGAGGCCAGGTGCCGTGTCCGACTGGCGAGTTCCTTCAGTTGCACGTTCCGCTCCTTCAGTGAGGCGATCTCCTCCTGTTTCTGGGTCAACGTCACGTGCAGCTGCAGGAGGAGACCCAAACATTCAGGGATAGGCTACCGTGCTCGGTCTCGCCTGTACACTCTTCATAAATTGAACCCAGATCCTAACGTCTAATTAGAAACTGGGGCCTCAAGGACGTTTACACTGGTGAGaatgataattttatttgtttgtttgtttgtttgtttgtttttacagagCACTTAGACAAAATGTTTCTCAGTTAATCCTCAGTGTAGCGGCGAGGAGTGCTGACTTGGGCAACAGGCAGATATAGCAGTTCAACCTTCCTATaagtcagtttccttatctgcaaaacggGGCTGGTAAAAGTATCTAGCTCAATGGCTGTGAGTAATTAATGCGGAAAGTAAATTGGTAAGCACAATACCAGGCATACAGAAAGCCTTCAGTAAATATTGGTGGCCCTATTAAAAATCTGGTGGGTACGATTATTCCCACTTCGTGACGTGGTAAACTGAGGTAGAGCCAGTGGAGCAACAGCAGCTACGTAAACTCGTCCACTGGTTCTAACGTCCAAGGGGGCTCATTCCCGCTCCTGCAACCCCGCTTCCTCCCGGGGCCCCGTACCCTgcccccgccccaaggactcctGGACGCCAGCCCAGTGTCCCTACTTGGTTATTCTCCACGAGTGCGTCCCCCAACGCCCTCTGGTTCTGGTCGGCCACCTCCTTCCAGTACTGCTCTGGCGGGGGCACGTCGGGAGGGCGCAGCGGCGGTGACTGCAAGGCTTGTGGGGACAGACAGGGACCAAACGGCAGTACGTCGCAAGGAGAGAAGGGGAAGTCTCCGCCCGCCAGGGGAGGCGACATCAAAGAGGATGAGTCtgatgaagaggaagagagggagctgGGTTTGCAGCCTCAGACTCGTGCCCAGCTAACTGCAGGGACAAAATATCACGCGGGTGTAGGGTTTAcgtgatttttctttattaataaagCACCCCTCACTCTGCAATCCCTGCGACCCCCAGGCTCTTCCTGATATCCTGTACATACACAGCAGGCGCTCAATAAATGCCTGTTGAGATGATCTGAACTGAATTTCCACGGTGGTCAGGGCaaacttgcctgaagtcacacaaatGCCCTACTCTGCACACTCCTGTCACTCAGCGTCTTCCAGCCCACATCACAGAGTAGGGTTCTCTCTCCCAGAACTCACACGGGCAAACTGAGAAAGCGCTATAGATCCAGCGACTCATCTTCTCCATTAGGAAAAGGGGGAGTGGGGCTAAATATGGATGAGCCAGACCCTTGATGAGTTGCTGGCGAGTCGTTGACAGGTACAGGGTTTACCACTTTCAGGACCGAACTAGTCAGATTTGAGGGGTAGAGGACACCCCCGCCGTTATTTAACTGCAAAGAGATTGCACTTGCCTGCAATGAGATCATCCACGGTGTCTCTGAAATCCTGCAGATCGAAGTCCGCTGCCGTTTGCAGGGAGTGGTTCTGAAACAAACCAGAGGTACAAACTAGTTAATGTTGAGTCTGGCGGGTCTGGAACACTTCCTAGACCGACAGTTAACCTCCCGGGCTCGATGGCAGGTCTGCATGCACTCGCGTTCGCAGCGGAAACTTGTACCTGAAAATCAAAGCCCTGCCCGAGACACGGAATCCAGCAGGCCTGCACTGCCATGGTGGGGAGAGGGACGCACGAAGCGGGGACCCGGCCGCGAGGGTCCTGCCGGGCGCTGAAACAGCGCGCTGCTGCGTCGCGCGTCGGTCCTTCTGCGCGCAGCACAGCCGCCCCGCGCCCGGCCTCTAGCAGCTGGCACAGTCCGGCGCCGCCTCATTGGCCGGTCACCAGCCAACCAGGCGCGTTGCTAGTGCGCCCGCAGACCTTCAGCCCCGACTTACCTCCCACAGGCCAAGGAGCCACAGCTCTAAGAGCTGAGAGCATGGCGTACGGACACACCGTCCTTCCTCCCAAGACCCGCCAGCGTGCAGGGGCATCCAAAGCAGTAACTCGAGTCCACATATCCCGCCAAGGCTCAGTCACAACTAAACCACCTCTCcccacacagaaagagaaaaggtagGCTAAGATATGAAGGGCCAGGGATGCTATGGAAAGTGCTTCTGTTCAGCACGCAGCAGGCGTGGCCCCTCTTGCTCTTCTGTTTCTCAAAAAGTTGGAGTTGACTTTTCCCGTACGGCGTGATGCATCACCAGCATCTTGGACTGGACACTCTCCTCGGTTCCTGCAATGTGCCTGGGTGCGTGAGACGGAAGGAGACTGTAAAAGGCTGGTGACCAGGAAACTTCTTATTCCCTTAATTCGTGGACAGAGTTGACACAAACTTTTACATCGAGTCTCTCTGTTAATTCTCACACCAATGTAGGAAGCAGGCAGGGCCCAGGAAGTGACTCCTCCCATGATGGaaaagctgaagctcagagaaatcgCGTTGTCGAAAGCCACCCAGCTCTGAAATAGTGAAACTGGAGCTTCTGCCCCAGAATGCTGGTGCCTATTTCAGTCCTCTTTCCTCTATACCTCATTGCCTctagcttttatttctcttttaggaAAGCCTGGCTTCCAATGAAGACAGTTCTGGGAAGGGGAAAGAAGCCTCTCAAGGAGCATGGTGTGAGGGGGTGCATCCAGTATGCCCATCAGAAATATCTATTCTACTGATTCCactattatcaatttttttattcctttgggtTAATCATATTCTTCTCCCAAACACCCTTCTTTACTATTCAAATACTTCTGAGAAGAGGAACTTATTCTGACTCTAACTTCAAAGAATGTACAAGTATCAGTTTCCTTCAGGGAGGAGAGCTTCAACCAGGGAGACCTCTAGCACCAGTTGAGAACTGAGGCTGTAAGGGGAAGGAAGCTTAGAAAGGAAAGACTGAGGGCCCCAGACAAATCCTGAAGCACAAGTTCTTCCCTGGTTGAAGGAGTCAGAAATGAGACATTTCCCAAGGGCTAAAAGGTCTCCCTCTCAGTAGAGAAAAGCCCTTACCATGAGGAGACTAGAGGCCAACTCAGGGACAGCCACCCAGGAAATGCTTCCTCCTGTGCTATCCCAGGTCTTAGCCCATTCTGGACCTCAAACACTTCTAGAgcacttcctctctctgtccACTTTCCCCAACAGGAAGGAGAAATGTAACCAGAGTGTGCACTGGCCAGGGGGTTCCCCCACAGAATCTTCCCCTAGGGATATATCTCCTTCTGTACCAGTTCTGCCTTCCCGCGGGAAAAATCCTGAACCTCTTGCTTGGGCCATCGGGCATGAGCTCTGTCCTTGAAACTTTGAATCCTATCTTCCCAATTAGGTAAAAACCTGGCATTTCTCCAACACAAacagcagccaaaaaacaaaaacaaaacgaaacgaAAAAACTTAACACAGAACATGATGTCAAATTTAAGTTCTGTATGCATAAGCAAAAATTCAGCAAGAGCCtgcttggttttgttgttgttgttgtttggtttggtttggtttggcttTTTTCTTGCAAAATAAACATGTTGGACTAAGGGCATGATGTAGCCCTCTGGGTCCGTTGAAAGATGCTCATgtattgtcttttttcatttgaGCATCCATACCCTAAAAGAACAGGAGAATGGCCTTTGCAGGGCAATTCCCGCTCTTACCAGTTGCCTTCACAATCTCTGCTCTCAGTTGCCACCTACCCTGAGTCTCCCTAGGCTCTATCCCAATTCTAAGAGGCACTTAGAGAGGCCCTGGGAAGCTTTGCTCCACCACACCAACCCCAGTTCTAGGAGGTGGTCATTTCCTCTGGAGAGTTCTGTACTTGGTCTGTTCCCGTGAAACCTCATATCCCCAGCACGTGCTGCCAGGAACCTGGAACTGACACCCTTCCTGGAGGTTGCATCTAGCTATTCATATC contains:
- the MCIDAS gene encoding multicilin, with product MQACGGTAAGRRAFDSICPNRMLDPRGRPFGKPGKLERKFVPGRKFFLGSSGSSPVSVYEDPPDADPAALPALTTIDLQDLADCSSLLGSDAPPSGNSAASQNHSLQTAADFDLQDFRDTVDDLIADSSSLMSPPLAGGDFPFSPCDVLPFGPCLSPQALQSPPLRPPDVPPPEQYWKEVADQNQRALGDALVENNQLHVTLTQKQEEIASLKERNVQLKELASRTRHLASVLDKLMITQSRDCGAAAEPILLKATSKRSLEELFSAAGQDCAEVDAILREISERCDEALQSRDPKRLRLQPEPPSTDGRPGNLHGAFRGLHTDCSRSALNLSHSELEEGGSFSTSIRSHSTIRTLAFPQGNAFTIRTANGGYKFRWVPS